A portion of the Longimicrobium sp. genome contains these proteins:
- a CDS encoding TIGR02265 family protein encodes MQQIKGTILKSRLGFVEQHWGREGVERVVGSLPDEDQKALRTVLTVKWYPFEIGERLDAAIVEVLAGGRSEVFERLGAASADANLTTLHKQFLSPGRPHVFLGKAPQIYGFYYETGRRTYEQTGDHSGVMTTYEAETFSVPDCLTVVGWYRRALEMCGAEGVYIVEDECRAKGGQVCRYRIEWKDVAGASA; translated from the coding sequence ATGCAACAGATCAAGGGCACCATCCTGAAGTCGCGGCTCGGGTTCGTGGAGCAGCACTGGGGGCGCGAGGGGGTGGAGCGCGTGGTGGGCTCGCTCCCGGACGAGGACCAGAAGGCGCTGCGTACGGTGCTCACCGTCAAGTGGTACCCGTTCGAGATCGGCGAGCGGCTGGACGCGGCCATCGTGGAGGTGCTGGCCGGCGGGCGCAGCGAGGTGTTCGAGCGGCTGGGCGCCGCCTCGGCCGACGCGAACCTGACCACGCTCCACAAGCAGTTCCTCAGCCCCGGCCGGCCGCACGTGTTCCTGGGCAAGGCGCCGCAGATCTACGGCTTCTACTACGAGACCGGCCGGCGCACCTACGAGCAGACCGGCGACCATTCGGGGGTGATGACCACGTACGAAGCCGAGACCTTCAGCGTGCCCGACTGCCTGACGGTGGTCGGCTGGTACCGCCGCGCGCTGGAGATGTGCGGCGCGGAAGGCGTCTACATCGTCGAGGACGAGTGCCGCGCAAAGGGCGGCCAGGTGTGCCGCTACCGCATCGAGTGGAAGGACGTGGCAGGCGCGAGCGCGTAA
- a CDS encoding superoxide dismutase family protein, translated as MRYASAIVCCCLAAAACRGDDRPDETAAAPAIDSAVAGITGDTVRDTTNAVGDTTVTATAVMQDAAGKELGTVTLTDAADGIAVSGAITGLPPGEHGFHVHAVGQCAPPFESAGPHWNPSSKQHGTLNPAGPHAGDLGNLNVGPAGTVTAAGTTRGGRLSELLDADGAALVVHEKVDDYRTDPSGNSGARIACGVIQRAP; from the coding sequence ATGCGCTACGCGAGCGCGATCGTCTGCTGCTGCCTGGCGGCGGCGGCGTGCAGGGGGGATGACAGGCCGGACGAGACGGCCGCCGCGCCGGCCATCGACTCGGCCGTGGCGGGGATCACGGGCGACACCGTGCGCGACACCACCAACGCGGTCGGCGACACCACAGTCACCGCCACGGCCGTGATGCAGGACGCGGCGGGGAAGGAGCTCGGCACGGTGACGCTGACCGACGCCGCCGACGGAATCGCCGTGAGCGGCGCGATCACCGGACTGCCACCGGGCGAGCACGGCTTCCACGTGCACGCGGTCGGACAGTGCGCGCCGCCGTTCGAGTCCGCCGGGCCGCACTGGAACCCGTCGAGCAAGCAGCACGGCACGCTGAACCCCGCCGGCCCGCACGCGGGCGACCTGGGGAACCTGAACGTGGGCCCCGCGGGAACGGTGACCGCGGCCGGCACCACGCGTGGCGGCAGGCTGTCCGAGCTGCTGGACGCCGACGGCGCCGCGCTGGTGGTGCACGAAAAGGTCGACGACTACCGGACCGACCCGTCGGGCAACTCCGGCGCCCGCATCGCCTGCGGCGTGATCCAGCGCGCGCCCTGA